In Arthrobacter citreus, a genomic segment contains:
- a CDS encoding methylated-DNA--[protein]-cysteine S-methyltransferase: MTAVHAVVPSPIGLLTLVADGGALTAVYMENHQRGPAAGSLGTAILLDASAPEQAPADSAGGDAAVLLRTQVQLGEYFAGERRAFDLPLAPVGNPFRQRVWSLLREIPYGQTRSYGDLARQLGDRNLAQAVGAANARNPISVIVPCHRVVGSAGQLTGYAGGLDRKHFLLGLEDPRRVQDALF; encoded by the coding sequence ATGACCGCTGTCCACGCCGTAGTTCCATCGCCGATCGGCCTCCTGACCCTCGTGGCCGACGGTGGAGCGCTCACCGCGGTCTACATGGAAAACCACCAACGCGGTCCGGCCGCCGGAAGTCTCGGAACGGCGATTCTGCTGGACGCCTCCGCACCGGAACAGGCCCCGGCCGACAGCGCGGGCGGGGACGCCGCCGTCCTCCTCCGGACGCAGGTCCAGCTGGGCGAGTACTTTGCCGGCGAACGGCGGGCATTCGATCTGCCGCTGGCGCCGGTTGGCAATCCGTTCCGGCAGCGGGTCTGGTCACTGCTGCGCGAAATCCCGTACGGCCAGACGCGCTCTTACGGGGATCTGGCCCGGCAGCTGGGGGACCGGAACCTCGCGCAGGCGGTGGGGGCGGCCAACGCGCGCAACCCGATCTCGGTCATCGTGCCGTGCCACCGCGTGGTGGGATCGGCCGGCCAGCTCACCGGGTATGCCGGCGGGCTGGACCGCAAGCATTTCCTGCTGGGGCTGGAGGATCCGCGCCGGGTCCAGGACGCCCTGTTCTAA
- the nagB gene encoding glucosamine-6-phosphate deaminase, whose product MEIIILPTDLDVAGKAADAIEEQVRSGPTNLGLATGLTPLATYQELIERHRTGGLSFANTKAFLLDEYVGLPATHPQSYHSVIRREFTGRVDFRADAVHGLKGTAADLAAEAERYENVLEASGGVDIQILGIGTDGHVGFNEPMSSLASRTRIKTLTQGTRQDNARFFEDGEAVPDHVLTQGLGTILSARHLLLLAVGESKAEAVAAAVEGPVAAVCPASALQLHPHVTVIIDEAAASLLNHREYYLDTFTRKPAWQGL is encoded by the coding sequence ATGGAAATCATCATTCTTCCCACCGACCTGGATGTCGCCGGGAAAGCAGCGGACGCCATAGAGGAGCAGGTCCGCAGCGGCCCCACGAACTTGGGGCTCGCCACGGGGCTCACGCCCCTGGCCACCTATCAGGAACTCATTGAGCGCCACCGCACCGGCGGCCTCAGTTTCGCGAACACCAAGGCGTTCCTTCTCGACGAGTACGTGGGCCTGCCGGCCACGCATCCGCAGTCATATCACTCCGTTATTCGACGGGAATTCACCGGCAGGGTGGATTTCCGCGCAGACGCCGTGCACGGACTGAAGGGGACTGCCGCGGATCTCGCAGCCGAAGCTGAGCGATACGAAAACGTCCTCGAAGCATCGGGCGGCGTGGACATCCAGATTCTGGGGATCGGTACGGACGGCCACGTTGGCTTCAACGAGCCGATGTCCTCGCTTGCTTCGCGGACGAGGATAAAGACCCTGACTCAGGGGACACGTCAGGACAACGCCCGCTTTTTCGAGGACGGTGAGGCTGTTCCGGACCATGTGCTGACCCAGGGCCTCGGGACCATCCTCAGCGCCCGGCACCTTCTGCTGCTGGCCGTGGGCGAGTCCAAGGCGGAGGCTGTTGCCGCTGCAGTGGAAGGGCCCGTTGCGGCGGTGTGCCCGGCCTCGGCCCTCCAGCTCCATCCCCACGTCACCGTCATTATTGACGAGGCTGCCGCTTCACTGCTTAACCATCGGGAGTACTATCTGGATACCTTCACGCGGAAACCCGCGTGGCAGGGCCTGTGA
- a CDS encoding ROK family transcriptional regulator yields the protein MSRADLSRALGLTRVTVSDLVLDLIERGHVVELGHSDKIRPGKPGMLIDLNRRGLQIVGMDLAETSVMRAAVLDLDGNIVSRLERSFTEESGEALIGQVLQLARDAMALSTAPLLGIGVGTPGIVSPEGIVVEASNLGWKNVNLRDLLQDHTGMPVLVSNDAAAAAHAEYTFGDGGDNMILVKIGRGVGSGIIVGGERVRGAHSGAGEIGHVTVGTDGGALCKCGKTGCLETWMSVPSLEKNLREAAGSSDPEASARAMLQAAGDRLAVALAPVVGALDLSEVVLSGPAQLLDGVLLDAARRTLLSRLLRQEPAPVSVRLAADAHDIVLRGASALVLGNQLGVA from the coding sequence ATGAGCCGCGCCGACCTCTCCCGCGCACTGGGCTTGACCCGCGTCACCGTGTCGGATCTGGTGTTGGACCTGATTGAACGCGGCCACGTCGTGGAGTTGGGGCATTCGGACAAAATCCGCCCCGGCAAACCGGGAATGCTGATTGATCTGAACCGCCGTGGACTGCAAATCGTTGGAATGGACCTCGCTGAGACCAGCGTGATGCGTGCCGCCGTCCTGGACCTTGACGGCAACATCGTTTCCCGGCTGGAGCGTTCTTTTACCGAGGAAAGCGGGGAGGCCTTAATCGGCCAAGTGCTGCAACTGGCCAGGGACGCCATGGCGCTGTCCACCGCCCCGCTGCTGGGGATTGGTGTTGGAACGCCGGGAATCGTCAGTCCTGAAGGCATCGTCGTCGAGGCCTCCAATCTGGGCTGGAAGAACGTCAACCTTCGCGACCTGCTGCAGGATCACACGGGTATGCCCGTGCTGGTGTCCAATGACGCAGCGGCGGCCGCCCACGCCGAGTACACCTTCGGCGACGGCGGCGACAACATGATCCTGGTGAAGATTGGCCGTGGCGTCGGCTCCGGAATTATCGTCGGAGGCGAGCGTGTCCGGGGTGCCCACTCCGGGGCCGGAGAAATCGGTCATGTAACTGTGGGCACTGATGGCGGCGCCCTCTGCAAGTGCGGGAAGACCGGCTGCCTGGAGACCTGGATGTCGGTTCCCAGCCTGGAGAAGAACCTGCGCGAGGCTGCGGGATCATCTGATCCGGAAGCATCCGCCCGCGCCATGCTGCAGGCCGCCGGGGACCGCCTGGCAGTGGCTCTCGCCCCCGTGGTCGGCGCCCTCGACCTTTCCGAAGTGGTCCTCAGCGGTCCGGCGCAACTTCTCGACGGAGTGCTGCTTGATGCCGCGCGCAGGACTCTGCTCTCCAGGCTGCTCCGGCAGGAGCCGGCGCCGGTGAGCGTCAGGCTTGCCGCGGACGCCCACGACATCGTTCTGCGTGGCGCCTCCGCGCTGGTACTCGGGAACCAGCTGGGTGTGGCATGA
- a CDS encoding ROK family protein: MKLGLDIGGTKTAAAVLGDDGSLVVLRTAPSGYGAEGILRVASALARDAVAGAGGQRMDFVGACMPGLVDRESGVVRHAVNLGVDSINLAAELESELGMPVVVENDVKAAALGAHGIVSARAGEHPAAGSSHGPESTLAYLNLGTGMAAAVVLNGEVLRGADGMQGEIGHFPVGGKALCPCGQVGCLETLASGSALSRMWPRPKDAEKDPFAAALSGDETARRAASELCRGVALAIQLLALSTGAERILIGGGMAALGAPLTEGIRSHLRRRARGSRFVESLGLPERFELFPSDIPLAALGAAALPPHSRAPTAVPAGRLSALTAIP, from the coding sequence ATGAAACTTGGACTGGATATTGGCGGGACCAAAACAGCTGCAGCAGTACTGGGTGATGACGGCTCACTTGTAGTCCTGCGGACGGCACCCTCCGGGTACGGCGCGGAGGGCATCCTGCGTGTGGCATCCGCGTTAGCCCGGGATGCGGTGGCGGGAGCTGGTGGCCAGAGGATGGACTTTGTCGGCGCCTGCATGCCCGGACTTGTAGACCGGGAAAGCGGTGTCGTCCGCCATGCGGTCAACCTTGGCGTGGACTCGATCAACCTCGCAGCAGAGCTGGAGAGTGAGCTCGGCATGCCGGTCGTTGTCGAGAACGATGTGAAGGCCGCGGCTCTGGGCGCACATGGGATTGTCAGCGCCCGCGCCGGCGAACATCCAGCTGCCGGATCCAGCCATGGCCCGGAGTCAACGCTCGCATACCTGAACCTTGGCACCGGCATGGCGGCCGCCGTCGTCCTGAACGGTGAGGTCCTCCGCGGTGCGGACGGGATGCAGGGAGAAATCGGTCATTTTCCGGTCGGCGGAAAAGCTCTTTGCCCCTGCGGCCAGGTGGGTTGCCTTGAGACCCTTGCCTCAGGATCGGCGCTCTCCCGGATGTGGCCCAGGCCCAAGGACGCGGAGAAAGACCCCTTCGCCGCCGCCCTGTCGGGGGACGAGACGGCCCGGCGCGCTGCTTCTGAACTGTGCCGCGGCGTTGCCCTGGCGATCCAACTCCTCGCGCTTTCCACGGGAGCGGAGCGAATCCTCATCGGTGGGGGAATGGCCGCCCTGGGCGCCCCGCTGACAGAGGGAATCCGCAGCCACCTGAGGCGGCGGGCGCGTGGTTCCCGATTTGTGGAGTCCCTTGGCCTTCCGGAACGGTTTGAACTCTTCCCCTCCGACATCCCCCTCGCCGCCCTCGGCGCTGCTGCCCTGCCGCCGCACTCACGGGCACCAACGGCTGTGCCTGCCGGGCGACTATCGGCTCTCACCGCTATCCCCTGA
- a CDS encoding extracellular solute-binding protein, with product MKLARTVVAVALTALALSSCAPPTSNNAAATEDETSGTIRVWLFSEVNQDPKSAVVEEAVTEFEAAHSGASVDIQYIPVDSRAERFKAAFNDPSSAPDVAEFGNTDLASYVASGGLADVSEDIKNWDESKDLDSKILATTEVDGKNYGVPWFVGVRALYYRTDLLQQAGLEVPKTLDEVESAARAMRAANPNMLGISVGGAAQFAAMPYLWAHGGNIATKEGETFVSGLDSAESREGVAAYTRLLQDDICPAQTCAEFGGNASVQQFVAGTSAMTIGGDFNYKAVAESAIKDNFAVVPLPGTTEGTIAPAFAGGNNLGVFNSSTHRTLATDFVKLLASKKYQQKMFDAMGNLPTFSDVQDEVASSNPQVAPFIETLGAGTNFVPVTEAWSTIDAQGFFTGMYQKIVTGKADVETATTEAASAMNAAFGSK from the coding sequence TTGAAACTCGCACGCACCGTCGTGGCAGTCGCCCTGACCGCCCTCGCGCTCAGCTCCTGTGCCCCGCCCACCTCGAACAACGCAGCTGCCACTGAAGATGAAACCAGCGGAACAATCAGGGTCTGGCTTTTCTCCGAGGTGAACCAGGACCCCAAGTCCGCCGTGGTGGAAGAAGCCGTTACGGAATTCGAGGCTGCGCACAGCGGGGCTTCTGTCGACATTCAGTACATCCCGGTGGACAGCCGGGCGGAACGGTTCAAGGCTGCCTTCAATGATCCTTCCAGCGCGCCGGATGTTGCTGAATTCGGCAATACGGACCTGGCCAGCTATGTGGCTTCCGGCGGCCTGGCTGACGTAAGCGAAGACATCAAGAACTGGGACGAGTCCAAGGACCTGGACAGCAAGATTCTTGCCACCACTGAGGTGGACGGCAAGAACTACGGAGTGCCGTGGTTCGTTGGCGTCCGCGCCCTCTACTACCGCACGGACCTTCTGCAGCAGGCAGGCCTGGAGGTGCCCAAGACCCTGGATGAGGTGGAATCCGCTGCCCGCGCCATGCGGGCGGCCAACCCCAATATGCTGGGGATTTCCGTTGGTGGCGCGGCCCAGTTCGCGGCCATGCCCTACCTCTGGGCCCACGGTGGCAACATTGCAACCAAGGAAGGCGAAACGTTCGTCTCCGGCCTGGACTCGGCTGAATCCCGTGAAGGAGTGGCCGCCTACACCCGCCTCCTCCAAGACGATATTTGCCCCGCCCAGACCTGTGCTGAGTTCGGCGGCAATGCCAGCGTCCAGCAGTTTGTTGCCGGCACTTCTGCCATGACCATTGGCGGCGATTTCAACTACAAGGCTGTGGCGGAGAGCGCCATCAAGGACAACTTTGCCGTGGTGCCGCTCCCCGGCACCACCGAAGGAACCATTGCCCCCGCCTTTGCCGGCGGCAATAACCTGGGCGTCTTCAACAGCAGCACCCACCGCACACTTGCCACCGATTTCGTGAAGCTGCTGGCCAGCAAGAAATACCAGCAGAAGATGTTTGATGCCATGGGTAACCTGCCCACGTTCTCCGACGTCCAGGATGAAGTGGCATCGTCGAACCCGCAGGTGGCACCCTTCATCGAGACCCTCGGCGCCGGAACCAACTTTGTCCCGGTCACGGAAGCCTGGTCCACCATTGATGCCCAGGGCTTCTTCACCGGCATGTACCAGAAGATCGTTACCGGCAAAGCTGACGTGGAGACTGCGACCACCGAGGCTGCCAGTGCGATGAATGCAGCGTTCGGGTCCAAGTAA
- a CDS encoding sugar ABC transporter permease, with protein sequence MTALAPVQAGGQPLNTPERKLVRRSTFKRRLEPWLYLAPAFIVLIALLGYPIFQLINISLYDYRQAQVSGQAPLRFTGMENYQKLFADPQFWTVLGNTVVFATVCVVLTLLVGSALAVLATRLRPWVRTTLFVVSLGAWATPAVTGSAVWLFLFEPTLGLVNKTLVSVGLTQFAGHSWTYDKWSGFGLVASEVVWCSFPFVLITVYAGIQAIPTEVIEAARIDGASMPRIARSIMFPMLRPIVMVVTIQSIIWNFKIFSQIYIMTNGGGIAGQNLVLNVYGYQQAFAASLYGLGSALGVIMTALLMIITLVYLRILKRTGEVL encoded by the coding sequence ATGACAGCCCTGGCCCCGGTGCAGGCCGGCGGCCAGCCGCTGAACACCCCAGAGCGAAAACTGGTTCGCCGCTCCACGTTCAAACGCCGGCTGGAGCCGTGGCTGTACCTGGCACCGGCGTTCATCGTGTTGATCGCGCTGTTGGGGTACCCCATCTTCCAGCTCATCAACATCTCGCTGTATGACTACCGTCAGGCCCAGGTCAGCGGCCAGGCACCGCTGCGGTTCACCGGCATGGAAAACTACCAGAAGCTCTTTGCCGACCCGCAGTTCTGGACGGTCCTGGGCAACACGGTGGTTTTTGCCACCGTCTGCGTGGTGCTCACCCTGCTGGTGGGCAGTGCGCTCGCGGTATTGGCCACCCGGCTCCGTCCCTGGGTCCGGACAACGCTGTTTGTCGTCTCCCTGGGGGCTTGGGCAACACCAGCCGTCACGGGAAGTGCCGTTTGGCTTTTCCTGTTCGAACCCACGCTCGGATTGGTCAACAAGACCCTTGTGTCCGTCGGCCTGACACAGTTTGCCGGCCACTCCTGGACTTACGACAAATGGTCCGGGTTTGGACTGGTGGCCAGCGAAGTGGTGTGGTGCTCGTTCCCGTTCGTGCTGATCACCGTATATGCGGGAATTCAGGCGATTCCCACCGAAGTCATTGAAGCAGCCCGCATCGATGGCGCAAGCATGCCGCGGATCGCCCGAAGCATCATGTTTCCCATGCTCCGTCCCATCGTCATGGTGGTGACCATCCAGTCGATTATTTGGAACTTCAAGATCTTCTCCCAGATTTACATCATGACCAACGGCGGAGGCATCGCCGGACAGAACCTGGTGCTGAACGTCTACGGATACCAGCAGGCGTTCGCAGCCAGCCTCTATGGACTTGGATCGGCTCTGGGCGTCATCATGACCGCCCTGCTGATGATCATTACCCTCGTGTACCTGCGCATCCTTAAGAGAACGGGCGAAGTACTGTGA
- a CDS encoding carbohydrate ABC transporter permease, translating to MTAIDISTRSNEASPAVRQKFRKSGRKRFGADGAALVIALCVAFPLFWMVLSALKPKTALDSGDAAPFTLEPSLDSFIRVLSVNNFAQYFLNSVIVALTVVVLSTVLAFLAAVALTRYDFKMRTKLLIIILVSQMVPVEALTIPLFFLLRDAGGAIPLVGLNQLGSLVLVHVCFSIPFAIWMLRGFVAAVPVEIEEAARLDGASSFRFVRSVLFPLVAPGVVACSVFSFISTWNDFLFAKTFIISAQENQTLPMALLTFFKPDQNDWGAIMAGSVIMTIPVLIFFIAVQRKLVSGLAGAVKG from the coding sequence GTGACCGCGATCGATATCTCCACCCGCAGTAACGAGGCATCCCCCGCAGTGCGCCAAAAGTTCCGTAAAAGCGGAAGGAAGCGTTTCGGCGCCGACGGCGCGGCCCTGGTTATCGCCTTGTGCGTCGCCTTTCCGCTGTTCTGGATGGTGCTATCTGCCCTGAAGCCCAAAACTGCGCTCGACTCGGGCGACGCGGCTCCGTTTACGTTGGAACCCTCCCTGGATTCCTTTATCCGGGTACTGTCCGTCAACAACTTCGCCCAGTACTTCCTCAACAGCGTCATCGTGGCCCTGACAGTGGTGGTCCTCTCCACCGTTCTGGCCTTTCTGGCAGCAGTTGCGCTGACCCGCTACGACTTCAAGATGCGCACCAAGCTCCTGATCATCATCCTGGTGTCGCAGATGGTGCCGGTGGAAGCCCTGACCATTCCGTTGTTCTTCCTGCTCCGGGACGCAGGCGGGGCGATCCCGCTGGTGGGCCTCAATCAACTGGGTTCACTGGTGCTGGTACACGTGTGTTTCAGCATTCCCTTCGCCATCTGGATGCTCCGCGGTTTCGTAGCCGCAGTGCCGGTGGAGATCGAGGAAGCGGCACGGCTGGACGGCGCCAGCAGCTTCCGGTTTGTCCGCTCGGTCCTCTTTCCGCTGGTTGCTCCCGGAGTGGTGGCATGCTCCGTTTTCTCCTTTATCTCCACCTGGAACGACTTTCTGTTCGCGAAGACTTTCATCATCTCCGCGCAGGAGAACCAAACGCTTCCCATGGCACTGTTGACCTTCTTTAAACCCGACCAAAACGATTGGGGTGCCATCATGGCCGGCTCCGTGATCATGACCATCCCGGTTCTGATCTTCTTCATTGCAGTGCAGCGCAAGCTGGTGTCCGGACTCGCCGGGGCGGTCAAGGGATGA
- a CDS encoding beta-N-acetylhexosaminidase: protein MTARSHNLVPQPWTVKDGTGDLQLGCATTLGSDAGLGSARRWLARALGAATGWDLHPAPAADATIRLQLDPELDAEAYRLDVDTSVVIRAGGPAGAFYAAQTLLQLMGPASFRQAPAVPSGQAEKPWNVPRTTIEDHPRFGYRGAMLDVARHFMPKEGLLRFIEVMAMHKLNILQLHLTDDQGWRIQIHRYPKLTEIGAWRRESSLGSWRTGIYDARPHGGFYTQDDLREVVAFAAERNITVIPEVDVPGHSQAAIASYPELGAGGTEVEVWTRWGVSETVLEVTDTSLEFYRNVLDEVVEIFPSPWISLGGDEVPLTQWQASSQAHGKAAELGLPDVAGLHSWFIGQLALHLQQHGRSTSVWDEVGDGQLPHGALVTSWRGFEGGIEALRKGYDVVMCPEHRLYLDHRQAEGDDEPIPVGFVTTLQSVYEFEPLPPEVEQEFPGRLLGAQANIWTEQLDTARRVQYSAYPRLSAAAEVFWSRPEDRDYHGFLARIQGGHLARLDALGVEYRPLDGPQPWQQRPGVEGWKRDYEEEQAAVAGESAGSL from the coding sequence ATGACGGCGCGAAGCCACAACCTGGTGCCCCAGCCGTGGACCGTCAAGGACGGCACCGGCGATCTTCAGCTCGGCTGCGCCACCACTCTGGGCTCTGATGCCGGGCTGGGCAGCGCGCGACGCTGGTTGGCCCGGGCGCTGGGTGCCGCTACCGGTTGGGATCTTCACCCTGCGCCGGCAGCAGACGCGACTATCCGCCTCCAGCTGGACCCGGAACTGGATGCCGAGGCGTACCGGCTGGACGTGGACACATCAGTGGTCATCCGTGCCGGGGGTCCGGCCGGGGCCTTCTACGCTGCGCAGACTCTCCTGCAGCTCATGGGGCCTGCGTCCTTCCGCCAAGCACCCGCAGTACCCTCGGGCCAAGCGGAAAAGCCGTGGAATGTCCCGCGGACGACTATCGAGGACCACCCCCGCTTCGGATACCGCGGCGCAATGCTTGACGTCGCCCGGCACTTCATGCCCAAAGAGGGCCTCCTGCGTTTCATCGAAGTGATGGCAATGCACAAGCTCAACATCCTGCAACTGCACCTCACCGATGACCAGGGGTGGCGGATCCAGATCCACCGCTATCCAAAGCTGACGGAGATCGGAGCGTGGCGCCGGGAATCCTCCCTTGGATCCTGGCGGACAGGTATCTACGACGCCCGCCCGCACGGCGGCTTCTACACCCAGGACGACCTGCGGGAAGTGGTGGCGTTCGCCGCGGAAAGGAACATCACGGTTATTCCGGAGGTGGACGTTCCCGGCCACAGCCAGGCTGCAATCGCGTCTTATCCGGAACTCGGCGCCGGCGGGACAGAGGTGGAAGTGTGGACCCGCTGGGGGGTCAGCGAAACGGTCTTGGAAGTTACCGACACATCGCTGGAGTTCTACCGGAACGTCCTTGACGAGGTGGTGGAGATCTTCCCGTCGCCATGGATTAGCCTGGGTGGCGATGAGGTGCCACTGACGCAATGGCAGGCCAGCTCCCAGGCGCACGGTAAGGCTGCCGAGCTGGGGCTGCCGGATGTTGCGGGGTTGCACAGCTGGTTCATTGGGCAGCTCGCCCTGCATCTCCAACAGCACGGACGTTCCACCTCGGTATGGGACGAAGTTGGAGACGGACAGCTGCCGCACGGAGCTCTCGTGACATCATGGCGGGGCTTCGAAGGCGGAATCGAGGCACTCCGAAAGGGCTACGATGTGGTCATGTGCCCTGAGCACCGCCTCTACCTGGACCACCGGCAGGCGGAGGGCGACGACGAACCCATACCGGTTGGGTTCGTGACCACGCTTCAATCCGTCTATGAGTTCGAGCCCCTCCCGCCGGAGGTCGAACAGGAATTTCCCGGACGGCTGCTGGGAGCCCAGGCCAATATCTGGACGGAGCAGCTGGACACGGCGAGGCGCGTGCAATATTCCGCGTATCCACGGTTGAGTGCCGCCGCTGAGGTCTTCTGGTCCCGCCCGGAGGACCGCGACTACCACGGGTTCTTGGCCCGGATTCAAGGAGGGCATTTGGCACGGCTGGACGCCCTGGGGGTGGAGTACCGGCCGTTGGACGGACCGCAGCCATGGCAGCAACGGCCCGGGGTGGAGGGCTGGAAACGCGACTACGAGGAAGAGCAGGCTGCGGTTGCAGGGGAGTCTGCAGGCAGCCTCTAG
- a CDS encoding RNA polymerase sigma factor, protein MKPFEAIVREHGPAVLRVCRAVLGPQDAEDAWSETFLAALRAYPGLDPAANVQAWLVTIAKHKAIDLHRAAGRRPVPVAELPEAADGNTRVTGGFRNAPAAVSIEGDDPLWAALKTLPQRQREALAYHHLGGLPYAEVAVLLGGTEAACRRSAADGMKKLRALNLEDSR, encoded by the coding sequence GTGAAACCGTTCGAAGCCATTGTCAGGGAGCACGGACCGGCCGTGCTGCGGGTCTGCCGTGCCGTGCTGGGCCCCCAGGACGCCGAGGACGCCTGGTCCGAGACATTCCTGGCCGCGCTGCGCGCATACCCCGGCCTTGATCCCGCCGCCAATGTCCAGGCGTGGCTGGTCACGATCGCCAAGCACAAGGCGATTGACCTCCACCGCGCGGCGGGGCGCCGGCCCGTTCCGGTCGCCGAGCTGCCGGAGGCCGCGGACGGGAACACCAGGGTCACCGGTGGATTCCGGAACGCACCAGCGGCTGTCAGCATCGAGGGGGATGATCCGCTGTGGGCGGCGTTAAAAACCCTTCCGCAGCGCCAGCGCGAAGCCCTGGCCTACCATCACCTTGGCGGTCTGCCCTACGCGGAGGTGGCGGTGCTGCTCGGCGGCACCGAGGCCGCATGCCGCCGGTCGGCCGCGGACGGCATGAAAAAACTGCGAGCCCTGAACCTGGAGGATTCCCGATGA
- a CDS encoding methylated-DNA--[protein]-cysteine S-methyltransferase translates to MSVPLTEQTPDQILPPGLLFAPDGDDDAVLSRLQRRLAAAAADTGILDVAYTVVNTPVGELLLAATPAGLVRVAFACEDHDAVLAALAARISPRILNAPDRLRDAADQIGEYFAGTRRRFDLPLDLRLTAGFRRAVVEHLPDIGYGSTASYSALAALTGNPGAVRAVGTACALNPLPVVVPCHRVVRSDGTTGNYRGGPDAKRLLLDLEAAA, encoded by the coding sequence ATGAGCGTGCCTCTTACGGAACAAACCCCGGACCAAATCCTGCCGCCGGGTCTGCTGTTCGCCCCGGATGGGGACGACGACGCCGTTTTGTCCCGCCTGCAGCGCCGTCTGGCCGCCGCGGCGGCGGACACCGGGATCCTGGACGTGGCCTACACGGTGGTCAACACGCCGGTGGGTGAACTGCTGCTGGCAGCCACCCCTGCCGGCCTGGTCCGGGTCGCCTTTGCCTGCGAGGACCACGACGCGGTGCTGGCCGCCCTTGCCGCACGCATCAGCCCGCGCATCCTCAATGCTCCGGACCGGCTCCGTGACGCCGCGGATCAGATCGGGGAGTACTTTGCCGGAACCCGCCGCCGCTTTGACCTGCCCCTGGACCTGCGGCTGACCGCCGGCTTCCGCCGCGCCGTCGTCGAGCACCTCCCGGACATTGGCTATGGATCCACAGCCAGCTACTCGGCGCTGGCGGCCCTGACCGGGAATCCCGGCGCGGTCCGCGCCGTCGGAACAGCCTGTGCGCTGAACCCGCTGCCCGTCGTCGTGCCCTGTCACCGGGTGGTGCGCTCGGACGGGACCACCGGAAACTACCGCGGGGGACCCGACGCCAAACGGCTGCTCCTGGATCTGGAGGCGGCAGCGTGA
- a CDS encoding alpha-ketoglutarate-dependent dioxygenase AlkB, protein MTGALFPPARAELGPGAVHVPGWLDPAAQSEIVAACRQWAIGPVPMRAAVLPGGHPMSVQTVCLGWHWQPYKYTRTADDAGGGRVADVPEWLVQLGRRALTEAYTLPGEPGYAPDIWKPEDYTPDTALINYYAHGAHMGMHQDKDEKSSAPVVSLSIGDTCIFRFGNTSTRTRPYTDVELNSGDLFVFGGPSRFAYHGVPKTLPGTADPDSGLPAGRINITLRMTGLA, encoded by the coding sequence GTGACCGGCGCGCTTTTCCCACCCGCCAGGGCTGAGCTTGGCCCGGGAGCGGTCCATGTTCCCGGATGGCTTGATCCCGCCGCGCAGAGTGAAATTGTGGCGGCGTGCCGGCAGTGGGCCATTGGTCCGGTGCCAATGCGGGCCGCTGTCCTCCCCGGCGGGCATCCGATGTCCGTGCAGACGGTGTGTCTGGGCTGGCATTGGCAGCCCTACAAATACACCCGCACCGCCGACGACGCCGGGGGAGGGCGGGTTGCCGACGTCCCGGAGTGGCTGGTGCAGCTGGGGCGGCGGGCGCTGACCGAGGCCTACACCCTGCCCGGCGAGCCGGGCTACGCTCCCGACATCTGGAAGCCGGAGGACTACACGCCCGACACCGCGCTGATCAACTACTACGCGCACGGCGCCCACATGGGCATGCATCAGGACAAGGATGAGAAGTCCAGCGCTCCAGTGGTGTCGCTGAGCATCGGCGACACCTGCATATTCCGGTTCGGGAATACTTCAACCCGGACCCGCCCGTACACCGATGTTGAGCTGAATTCCGGGGACCTTTTCGTGTTCGGCGGGCCATCCCGGTTCGCCTATCACGGCGTCCCCAAAACATTGCCGGGCACAGCCGACCCGGACTCAGGCCTGCCCGCGGGACGGATTAACATCACCCTGCGGATGACCGGTTTGGCCTAG
- a CDS encoding DUF1304 domain-containing protein: MLITAAVFAVIAASVHLYIFILESLRWTEPATMAVFRVSTPQEAASTQALAYNQGFYNLFLAVGVLLGVVLLTAGSRVAGLTLMSFASASMVLAALVLAASNRSMIRPALIQGGPPAVCLAFTLLGA; encoded by the coding sequence ATGCTCATCACCGCAGCAGTTTTCGCGGTCATTGCCGCATCCGTGCACCTCTACATTTTTATCCTGGAATCCCTGCGCTGGACGGAGCCGGCAACCATGGCGGTTTTCCGGGTTTCGACACCGCAGGAGGCCGCCTCCACGCAGGCGCTGGCCTATAACCAGGGTTTCTACAATCTGTTCCTGGCCGTGGGAGTCCTGTTGGGTGTGGTCCTGCTGACAGCCGGCAGCCGGGTGGCCGGACTGACCCTGATGAGCTTTGCATCCGCTTCAATGGTGCTGGCGGCCCTGGTCCTGGCGGCCAGCAACCGCAGCATGATCCGGCCGGCCCTTATCCAGGGCGGTCCGCCCGCCGTGTGCCTCGCGTTCACCCTGCTCGGGGCCTGA